One stretch of Coleofasciculaceae cyanobacterium DNA includes these proteins:
- the modA gene encoding molybdate ABC transporter substrate-binding protein has protein sequence MARMCVRFYNYVATGNVDAGIVYRSDTVNNHRVEVVAIAPEKTYSPVVYPIAIIKDSDNHQAAQQMLQFLLTTEAQAIFQQHGFIPINN, from the coding sequence ATGGCAAGGATGTGCGTCAGGTTTTATAACTATGTTGCCACGGGTAACGTCGATGCAGGCATAGTCTATCGTAGTGACACAGTAAATAACCATCGGGTAGAAGTTGTGGCGATCGCACCAGAAAAGACTTATTCCCCTGTGGTGTATCCTATTGCCATTATTAAAGACAGCGATAATCATCAGGCTGCTCAACAAATGCTGCAATTTCTCTTGACGACTGAAGCTCAAGCTATTTTCCAACAACATGGCTTCATCCCAATCAACAATTGA
- the rpsF gene encoding 30S ribosomal protein S6, translated as MSNNYEMMYILRPDLSEDQVGDSVNKYKDFLNENGVENLDIQVKGKKRLAYPVGKYLDGIYVQMNYDADGAQNAPLERMMRLSEDTIRYLTIKLKKRAIIAAQNAAAEPVSEPDEN; from the coding sequence ATGAGCAATAACTACGAAATGATGTACATCCTGCGCCCAGATCTATCAGAAGATCAGGTAGGAGATTCAGTCAATAAATACAAAGACTTTTTGAACGAAAACGGCGTAGAAAACTTAGATATTCAAGTCAAAGGCAAAAAAAGACTGGCTTATCCTGTAGGTAAATATTTAGACGGTATTTATGTACAGATGAACTATGATGCAGACGGAGCTCAAAATGCTCCTTTAGAGAGAATGATGCGCTTAAGTGAAGATACGATTCGCTATTTGACGATCAAGCTCAAAAAGCGTGCTATCATCGCAGCTCAAAATGCAGCAGCAGAGCCAGTATCAGAACCTGACGAAAATTAA
- a CDS encoding fumarylacetoacetate hydrolase family protein — MAQRYVRIKTNREQIYYGLLKANRNVAVYDSPPWLGGQETDIEQELDTYQLLAPCVPSKIVAVGKNYFKHALEMGTPVPKEPLLFLKPPTTIVADAQDIHYPSQSQQVDYEGELALIIGARCSHANPEQAAKSIWGYTIANDVTARDLQKKDGQWTRAKGFDTFCPLGPWIVRELSVEARIKTFINNEMTPRQSASISDMVFNPDILVAYISQIMTLTPGDVILTGTPEGVGAMKQGDEVRVEIEGIGCLSNKIT, encoded by the coding sequence ATGGCACAACGCTATGTCCGCATCAAAACTAATCGCGAGCAGATTTATTATGGTTTACTCAAGGCGAATCGTAATGTAGCCGTATATGATTCTCCACCTTGGTTAGGCGGACAGGAGACGGACATCGAACAAGAGCTTGATACATACCAACTGCTTGCGCCTTGTGTCCCTTCTAAAATTGTGGCAGTAGGAAAAAACTATTTTAAACACGCCTTAGAAATGGGTACACCAGTACCAAAAGAGCCTCTATTATTTCTCAAGCCACCGACTACTATTGTGGCTGATGCTCAAGATATTCATTACCCGTCTCAATCTCAGCAAGTTGATTACGAAGGAGAGCTTGCTTTGATTATTGGCGCTCGCTGTAGCCATGCCAACCCAGAACAGGCTGCTAAAAGTATCTGGGGCTATACTATTGCCAATGATGTTACAGCTAGGGATCTACAAAAAAAAGATGGTCAGTGGACCAGAGCTAAAGGATTTGATACATTTTGTCCTCTAGGACCTTGGATTGTTCGAGAATTAAGCGTAGAGGCTAGAATCAAAACTTTTATTAATAATGAAATGACTCCTCGTCAATCTGCTTCAATTAGCGATATGGTGTTTAATCCCGATATTTTAGTAGCTTATATCTCGCAAATAATGACCCTAACTCCAGGAGATGTAATTTTGACAGGTACACCTGAAGGAGTTGGTGCAATGAAGCAGGGGGATGAAGTTAGAGTAGAAATAGAGGGAATTGGTTGTCTATCAAATAAAATAACTTAG
- a CDS encoding Tic20 family protein yields the protein MPKTETLNYGRSLKMAWRGSTDIKDRFFGAAVYLFAIYDAMALGSGLLVQVPALSPFFNFLQLLLLPITLIYGLFDRVIPFGFGSLIVFVILFIAVVRNEKISYFIRFNTLQSILFGIAISLIAIVFDAVGALALIGGLVFILGTGASLFCMVQCALGRYPEIPSVSDAVYGQLPR from the coding sequence ATGCCAAAAACTGAAACTTTAAATTACGGGAGATCGCTTAAAATGGCGTGGCGTGGTTCAACAGATATTAAAGATCGTTTTTTTGGAGCAGCCGTATACTTATTTGCCATATATGATGCGATGGCTTTAGGCTCAGGGTTACTAGTTCAAGTTCCAGCTCTATCACCTTTTTTCAACTTCTTACAACTACTTCTACTGCCCATAACTCTAATCTATGGTCTTTTTGATCGGGTTATTCCCTTCGGCTTTGGTAGTTTGATCGTATTTGTCATCTTGTTTATAGCAGTAGTGAGGAATGAGAAAATTTCTTATTTCATTCGTTTTAATACTTTACAATCAATTCTATTTGGAATTGCCATATCATTAATCGCAATTGTTTTTGATGCTGTGGGCGCATTAGCTTTAATTGGCGGTTTAGTGTTTATTTTGGGGACGGGTGCTAGTCTTTTTTGTATGGTGCAGTGTGCTTTGGGTCGCTATCCCGAAATTCCCTCTGTTTCTGATGCTGTGTATGGTCAATTACCAAGATAG
- the glyA gene encoding serine hydroxymethyltransferase translates to MTQTNLDFLAQTDPEIAEIIDLELGRQRSHIELIASENFTSPAVLATQGSVLTNKYAEGLPGKRYYGGCEFVDRAEQLAIDRAKKLFGAAMANVQPHSGAQANFAVFLTLLQPGDTIMGMDLSHGGHLTHGSPVNVSGKWFNVVQYGVNQATEQLDFDQIRELALKERPKLIICGYSAYPRIIDFAKFREIADEVGAYLLADIAHIAGLVATGHHPNPVSVCDVVTTTTHKTLRGPRGGLILTRDPELGKKLNKSVFPGTQGGPLEHVIAGKAVAFGEALKPEFKEYSGQVIANAQAMAEGFKTRNFKLVSDGTDNHLILVDLRCIGMTGKKADVLVSQVNITANKNTVPFDPESPFVTSGLRLGSPAMTTRGMGATEFQEIANIIADKLLSPEDEAVQNDCLNRVAALCDRFPLYPYLQIPVPAKI, encoded by the coding sequence GTGACTCAAACTAATTTAGATTTTCTCGCCCAAACAGATCCAGAAATTGCTGAAATTATCGATCTAGAATTAGGTCGTCAGCGATCGCATATAGAGTTGATTGCCAGCGAAAACTTTACTTCCCCTGCGGTGTTGGCAACACAGGGTTCGGTATTGACCAATAAATATGCCGAAGGTTTACCAGGAAAACGCTATTATGGCGGTTGTGAATTTGTAGATCGCGCCGAACAGCTAGCGATCGACCGTGCCAAAAAACTATTTGGCGCAGCAATGGCAAACGTTCAACCCCACTCAGGCGCACAGGCAAACTTTGCCGTATTTTTAACTCTGCTTCAGCCTGGAGACACCATTATGGGTATGGACTTGTCTCACGGTGGTCACCTAACACATGGCTCTCCTGTAAACGTTTCAGGTAAATGGTTTAATGTAGTCCAGTATGGCGTAAATCAAGCAACCGAACAGCTAGACTTCGATCAAATTAGAGAATTAGCTTTAAAAGAACGTCCTAAACTTATTATTTGTGGTTATTCTGCCTATCCTCGTATTATTGATTTTGCTAAATTTAGAGAAATTGCCGATGAGGTAGGTGCATACCTATTAGCCGATATTGCCCATATTGCTGGTTTAGTCGCTACAGGTCATCATCCCAATCCTGTTTCTGTTTGCGACGTAGTTACTACTACCACTCACAAGACTTTAAGAGGCCCTAGAGGTGGTCTGATTTTAACTCGCGACCCCGAACTAGGTAAAAAGCTAAACAAGTCTGTCTTTCCCGGTACTCAAGGCGGTCCTTTAGAACACGTAATTGCGGGTAAAGCGGTAGCCTTTGGCGAAGCTCTTAAACCTGAATTCAAAGAATATTCGGGTCAAGTAATTGCTAATGCTCAGGCGATGGCAGAGGGGTTCAAAACCAGAAACTTTAAGCTAGTATCTGACGGTACAGATAATCATCTTATTCTAGTTGACCTGCGTTGTATTGGCATGACAGGCAAAAAAGCAGACGTTTTAGTTAGCCAGGTGAATATTACCGCTAATAAAAACACTGTGCCTTTCGATCCTGAATCTCCGTTCGTGACTAGTGGTCTGCGTTTAGGTTCTCCTGCAATGACGACAAGAGGCATGGGGGCGACAGAGTTTCAGGAAATTGCTAATATTATTGCTGACAAATTACTCAGCCCAGAAGACGAGGCTGTACAAAATGATTGTTTAAACCGAGTGGCTGCATTGTGCGATCGCTTTCCGCTTTATCCTTATCTACAGATTCCTGTACCTGCCAAAATCTAA
- a CDS encoding MraY family glycosyltransferase produces MPIELYHLIAFLISVTFVLWTIPDVKTLGLKLGIVDRPNARKIHKNPVVRVGGVSIFAGTIAALIIVWLLGGFSTLAPQKATEVWAVIIGSILFFGIGFADDLFNLTPVSRLLMQITVATGCWYMGVRIDFVSFPVYSLIQIYWLSLPITVVWLVGMANAINWIDGVDGLAAGVSGIAAFVMLVVTLFMNQSAAGLIAAALAGGALGFLRYNFNPAQIFMGDGGAYFMGFTLAAVGVIGLVKTTAITAVVLPYLILAVPILDMSAVIFSRISKGKSPFIADKSHLHHWLLKTGISQRQTVLFIYTLTFWVGSLAMGFSNIPSGWGYAIGATMLLTWQFWQVWQVWRASRSDHR; encoded by the coding sequence ATGCCTATTGAACTGTATCATCTGATTGCTTTTCTCATCTCTGTAACCTTTGTGTTGTGGACTATACCTGATGTAAAAACTTTGGGTTTAAAGTTGGGTATAGTAGATCGCCCAAACGCTAGAAAGATTCACAAAAATCCCGTTGTGCGCGTTGGCGGGGTTTCTATTTTCGCAGGAACAATTGCCGCCTTGATCATTGTTTGGCTTCTGGGGGGATTTTCTACTTTAGCACCCCAAAAAGCAACAGAGGTTTGGGCGGTAATCATTGGCAGCATTTTGTTTTTTGGGATTGGTTTTGCTGATGATTTATTTAATCTCACTCCTGTTTCGCGTCTACTGATGCAGATTACCGTAGCCACTGGCTGTTGGTATATGGGTGTGCGAATTGATTTTGTATCTTTTCCCGTTTATTCTTTAATTCAAATATATTGGCTTAGTCTGCCTATTACCGTAGTTTGGCTAGTTGGCATGGCTAATGCCATCAACTGGATTGATGGAGTTGATGGTTTAGCTGCTGGAGTCTCAGGGATTGCAGCCTTTGTAATGCTGGTAGTAACCTTATTTATGAATCAGTCTGCTGCTGGTTTAATCGCTGCTGCTTTGGCAGGAGGAGCTTTGGGCTTCTTACGCTATAATTTCAATCCTGCTCAAATATTCATGGGAGATGGTGGCGCATATTTTATGGGTTTTACCCTGGCAGCGGTTGGTGTAATTGGCTTGGTCAAGACTACCGCTATTACCGCTGTTGTATTGCCTTACCTAATTTTGGCAGTGCCAATTTTAGATATGTCTGCCGTTATCTTCTCTCGCATCAGCAAAGGCAAATCTCCTTTTATTGCCGATAAAAGCCATCTTCATCATTGGTTGCTCAAAACTGGTATTTCCCAACGTCAAACTGTACTATTCATTTACACCCTGACTTTTTGGGTAGGTAGTTTAGCTATGGGTTTTTCCAACATTCCCAGCGGTTGGGGGTATGCAATTGGTGCAACAATGTTATTAACTTGGCAATTTTGGCAGGTTTGGCAAGTCTGGCGAGCTAGTCGAAGTGATCATAGATAA
- a CDS encoding competence/damage-inducible protein A, whose amino-acid sequence MSAEVICIGTELLLGDILNTNCQYLAQELANLGIPHYYQTVVGDNVDRIHQVLDIATKRSSILIFTGGLGPTPDDLTTATIASFFNTPLTENAAIVQDIESKFASVGRVMSPSNRKQALVPQGAATLPNPSGTAPGIIWQPKEGITILTFPGVPSEMYRMWQETAVPFLKSQGWDKDTIYSEMMRFRGIGESALAEKVAHLFDSDNPTVAPYAGKGEVRLRITAKAVDRTQAEAIIRPVATEIKKIAGLDYFGSDEATLASVVGNLLKTAQQTLSVAESCTGGGLGAMLTEIPGSSSYFLGGVIAYANQVKKALLNVNNQDLEKYGAVSEIVAQQMALGVKQRLQTDWGLSITGIAGPDGDTQTKPIGLVYLGLATPKNKTFSYEYHFGKQRGRELIRYLSACSALDLLRRNLVKPHILC is encoded by the coding sequence ATGAGCGCAGAAGTTATTTGTATTGGCACAGAATTACTCCTGGGAGATATTTTAAATACTAATTGTCAGTATCTAGCTCAAGAGCTAGCCAACTTAGGTATTCCCCACTACTATCAAACCGTGGTGGGAGATAATGTAGATCGTATTCATCAAGTCTTGGATATAGCTACTAAACGTTCTTCAATCTTAATTTTTACTGGCGGCTTAGGGCCAACACCCGACGATTTGACTACGGCAACAATTGCCAGTTTTTTTAATACGCCTCTTACGGAAAATGCGGCGATCGTTCAAGATATTGAAAGTAAGTTTGCCTCGGTGGGCCGTGTCATGTCTCCTAGCAACCGTAAACAGGCACTAGTACCTCAGGGAGCAGCAACACTGCCGAATCCTAGCGGTACAGCTCCAGGTATTATCTGGCAACCAAAAGAAGGTATTACTATTTTGACCTTTCCTGGAGTTCCCTCAGAAATGTACCGTATGTGGCAAGAGACAGCCGTTCCTTTTCTTAAAAGTCAGGGTTGGGATAAAGATACTATTTACAGTGAAATGATGCGTTTTCGCGGGATCGGCGAGTCAGCTCTGGCAGAAAAGGTAGCTCATCTATTTGATTCTGATAACCCAACAGTTGCGCCTTATGCAGGAAAAGGAGAAGTTCGTCTGAGGATTACTGCCAAAGCGGTTGACCGCACTCAGGCAGAAGCGATAATTAGACCTGTAGCGACAGAAATTAAGAAGATTGCTGGATTAGATTATTTTGGCAGTGATGAAGCTACTTTAGCTTCGGTAGTCGGAAATTTATTAAAAACCGCTCAACAAACCCTCAGTGTAGCTGAATCCTGTACAGGCGGAGGATTAGGAGCAATGTTAACCGAAATTCCAGGTAGCTCCAGCTATTTTCTGGGCGGAGTAATTGCCTATGCTAACCAGGTTAAAAAGGCTCTCTTAAATGTTAACAACCAAGATTTAGAAAAGTATGGAGCAGTAAGCGAAATTGTTGCTCAACAAATGGCTCTGGGGGTAAAACAGCGTTTACAAACCGATTGGGGGCTTAGTATCACAGGCATAGCTGGCCCTGATGGAGATACCCAAACTAAACCCATCGGTCTAGTTTATCTGGGATTAGCTACTCCTAAAAACAAGACTTTTAGTTATGAATATCATTTTGGCAAACAAAGAGGGCGAGAATTAATCCGTTATTTAAGTGCCTGTTCTGCTCTGGATTTGCTGCGACGCAATTTAGTTAAACCTCATATACTTTGTTGA
- a CDS encoding GNAT family N-acetyltransferase → MQIRLFQPEDTEQIAWLFHNTVRKINIQHYCLEQVTAWSPDDIYFRNWLTVCSDRFSYVAEQDGKIVGFGELEANGHIDCFYIHYQHQRQGIGSSIYQAIEIKARELNLLCLFTEVSITAKPFFMSRGFTVIKQQQVLCRGQTFSNYLMEKLLTIEQH, encoded by the coding sequence ATGCAAATTAGATTGTTTCAGCCAGAAGATACAGAACAAATTGCTTGGCTATTTCATAACACCGTCAGAAAAATCAATATTCAGCACTACTGTTTAGAGCAAGTTACAGCTTGGTCACCTGATGATATTTATTTTAGAAACTGGTTAACAGTATGTTCCGACAGATTTTCATATGTTGCCGAACAAGATGGCAAAATCGTTGGCTTCGGGGAGTTAGAAGCAAATGGCCATATTGATTGTTTTTATATCCATTATCAGCACCAGCGTCAGGGAATTGGCAGTTCAATATATCAGGCGATAGAAATTAAAGCTAGAGAATTAAATTTACTTTGCTTATTTACTGAAGTAAGTATTACCGCCAAACCATTTTTTATGAGTCGAGGATTTACCGTTATTAAACAACAACAGGTATTGTGTCGAGGACAAACTTTTAGCAATTATTTAATGGAAAAACTTCTAACTATTGAGCAGCATTAA
- a CDS encoding vitamin K epoxide reductase family protein produces the protein MRRRRSIPWRYRWSRPIIGAIAIAGAILTAYLTITKLTGGDPACLANASAGAGCGGVLNSAYAVIFGLPLSLFGCLAYISMAAFALVPLTISQDRQKNLQKQLENLTWWLLLAGSIAMTVFSGYLMYILATELKTLCPYCLGSAIFSLSLLVLTITGRDWQDLGQILFTGVIVSLLTIVVTLGIYSGVNSSIATANGTAEEVVDADGFIAISEPQGQPTPPQGWKTTTVSGEAEIALAKHLTATGAKKYGAFWCPHCYEQKQLFGQEAFAEIEYIECDPQGKNPQRETCIAAGIQSFPTWEIDGKFYPGTKTPAELAQLSNFQGNKDFKYKLN, from the coding sequence ATGCGCCGTCGTCGTTCTATACCCTGGAGATATCGTTGGTCAAGACCTATCATTGGTGCGATCGCCATTGCAGGAGCAATTCTAACTGCCTATTTGACCATTACTAAATTGACTGGAGGAGATCCAGCTTGTTTGGCTAATGCTAGCGCTGGTGCTGGATGTGGTGGCGTATTAAACAGTGCCTATGCCGTCATATTTGGCTTGCCGTTAAGCTTGTTTGGCTGTTTGGCATACATTAGCATGGCTGCTTTTGCCCTTGTTCCCTTGACAATTAGTCAAGATCGTCAGAAAAATTTGCAAAAACAGTTAGAAAACTTAACCTGGTGGCTATTGCTAGCGGGAAGCATTGCCATGACTGTGTTTAGTGGCTATTTAATGTATATTTTAGCCACAGAGCTTAAAACCTTATGCCCATACTGTCTTGGCTCAGCGATATTTTCTCTAAGCCTGTTAGTTTTGACCATTACGGGCAGGGATTGGCAAGATTTGGGACAAATCTTGTTTACAGGAGTTATTGTCAGTTTACTAACCATAGTGGTAACTTTAGGCATCTATTCAGGAGTTAATTCTTCAATCGCCACCGCCAACGGTACGGCAGAAGAAGTGGTTGATGCTGATGGATTCATTGCTATCTCCGAACCGCAAGGACAGCCTACACCACCCCAAGGTTGGAAAACCACTACAGTTTCTGGAGAAGCAGAAATTGCTTTGGCAAAACATTTGACTGCCACTGGGGCAAAAAAATATGGTGCTTTTTGGTGTCCGCACTGTTACGAACAAAAACAGCTATTTGGTCAAGAAGCTTTTGCTGAGATCGAATATATAGAGTGCGATCCCCAAGGCAAAAATCCTCAGCGAGAAACTTGTATAGCAGCGGGAATTCAATCTTTTCCTACCTGGGAAATTGACGGTAAATTCTATCCAGGAACTAAAACTCCAGCCGAGTTGGCGCAATTGTCTAACTTCCAAGGCAATAAAGACTTTAAATACAAGCTCAACTAA
- a CDS encoding BtpA/SgcQ family protein, with the protein MELKHIFQANHPVIGVVHLSPLPTSPRWKGKLKEVIARAEQEATALAAGGVDGIIVENFFDAPFSKDCVDPAVVSAMTLIVERLKGMVMLPIGINVLRNDARSAMAIATCTEVQFIRVNVLTGVMATDQGLIEGKAYELLRYRRELGSEVAILADVLVKHARPLGTPNLTTAVKDTIERGLADGVILSGWATGSPPTQEDLELASAAAGDTPVFIGSGASWENIPQLMQAANGVIVSSSLKRHGKISETIDPIRVSQFVEAAKSTPILIEQAKSDASLKQYK; encoded by the coding sequence GTGGAACTAAAACATATTTTTCAAGCAAATCATCCCGTGATCGGTGTAGTTCATTTATCTCCTCTGCCCACCTCTCCTCGTTGGAAAGGCAAGTTGAAAGAGGTGATCGCCAGAGCAGAGCAAGAAGCTACTGCTTTAGCAGCAGGGGGCGTAGACGGTATTATTGTGGAAAATTTTTTTGATGCTCCTTTTAGTAAGGACTGTGTCGATCCTGCTGTTGTCAGTGCCATGACTTTGATTGTGGAGCGTCTTAAAGGTATGGTTATGTTGCCAATTGGGATCAACGTCTTGCGTAACGATGCCAGAAGTGCGATGGCGATCGCTACCTGTACCGAAGTTCAGTTCATTCGAGTTAATGTTCTGACTGGAGTTATGGCAACCGATCAGGGCTTGATCGAGGGCAAAGCATATGAACTTTTAAGATACCGTCGAGAATTAGGCTCAGAAGTAGCGATCCTAGCTGATGTGTTAGTCAAACACGCTCGTCCTTTAGGAACACCCAACTTGACCACCGCAGTTAAAGACACTATTGAAAGAGGTTTGGCAGACGGAGTAATTTTATCGGGATGGGCGACAGGTAGTCCTCCAACGCAAGAAGACTTAGAATTGGCATCCGCAGCCGCAGGGGACACCCCTGTATTTATTGGCAGTGGTGCTAGTTGGGAAAATATACCTCAACTAATGCAAGCAGCCAATGGTGTAATCGTTTCTAGCTCTCTCAAGCGTCATGGCAAAATCAGTGAAACCATTGATCCGATTCGGGTGTCTCAATTTGTCGAAGCAGCTAAATCTACTCCTATTTTGATCGAACAAGCCAAGTCAGATGCTTCTTTGAAGCAATATAAGTAG
- the rimO gene encoding 30S ribosomal protein S12 methylthiotransferase RimO, whose product MANKPTIAISHLGCEKNRIDSEHMLGLLAQAGYQIDSNEEIADYVIVNTCSFIQAAREESVRTLVELAEADKKIVITGCMAQHFQGELLAELPEAVAVVGSGDYHKIVNVIERTETGERVEEITPEPVFIADETVPRYRTTTEGVAYLRVAEGCDYRCAFCIIPHLRGNQRSRSIESIVAEAKSLASQGVQEIILISQITTNYGVDLYGKPMLAKLLIELGKIDVPWIRIHYAYPTGLTPEVLAAIRNTPNVLPYLDLPLQHSHPEILRAMNRPWQGRVNDAIIERIKQELPEAVLRTTFIVGFPGETKAHFQHLVDFVKRHQFDHVGVFTFSPEEETPAASMNNQVAPEVANDRRDILMQVQQSIAASNNRSCVGKRVNVLIEQEHPETGQLVGRSARFAPEVDGLVYVRGSASLGSIVSVNITAADVYDLYGEIAAVAASAATLTASHL is encoded by the coding sequence ATGGCAAACAAGCCAACTATAGCCATATCCCACTTAGGATGTGAAAAAAACCGTATTGATTCAGAACATATGTTGGGCTTACTAGCTCAAGCAGGTTATCAAATAGACTCCAATGAAGAAATAGCAGATTATGTAATTGTTAATACCTGTAGCTTTATCCAAGCTGCAAGGGAAGAATCAGTTCGCACTTTAGTCGAATTAGCCGAAGCTGATAAAAAAATTGTCATCACTGGCTGTATGGCGCAGCATTTTCAAGGTGAGCTGTTAGCAGAGTTGCCCGAAGCAGTGGCGGTTGTAGGCAGTGGCGACTATCATAAGATAGTAAACGTTATCGAGCGTACCGAAACAGGCGAGAGGGTTGAAGAAATAACTCCAGAGCCTGTGTTTATTGCCGACGAGACAGTCCCCCGCTATCGCACTACTACCGAAGGCGTAGCTTATTTGAGGGTAGCCGAAGGTTGCGATTATCGCTGTGCTTTTTGCATCATTCCTCACCTTAGAGGTAATCAGCGATCGCGCTCAATTGAATCAATCGTAGCTGAAGCAAAATCTTTGGCATCTCAAGGAGTACAAGAAATAATTCTGATTTCTCAGATTACTACCAACTATGGCGTAGACCTGTATGGAAAACCCATGCTGGCAAAACTTTTAATCGAACTGGGTAAAATTGATGTCCCCTGGATTAGGATTCACTACGCTTATCCTACGGGACTCACCCCCGAAGTACTTGCTGCCATTAGAAATACGCCTAATGTTCTGCCATATCTCGATTTACCCTTACAACATTCTCATCCAGAAATTTTGCGGGCAATGAATCGTCCTTGGCAAGGTAGGGTCAACGATGCCATTATTGAGCGAATTAAACAGGAATTACCTGAGGCCGTATTACGTACCACTTTTATCGTGGGTTTTCCTGGAGAAACCAAGGCTCATTTTCAACATCTAGTAGATTTTGTGAAACGACATCAGTTCGACCATGTAGGTGTATTTACTTTCTCTCCTGAAGAGGAAACGCCTGCTGCCAGTATGAACAATCAAGTTGCTCCAGAAGTCGCCAATGACCGCCGAGATATTTTAATGCAGGTACAGCAATCAATTGCTGCTAGCAATAACCGATCTTGTGTAGGCAAGCGAGTGAATGTCTTGATTGAACAAGAGCATCCAGAGACAGGACAGCTTGTCGGTCGTTCGGCAAGATTTGCTCCAGAGGTAGATGGATTAGTTTATGTTCGTGGCTCGGCTTCTCTTGGTTCAATAGTCTCGGTAAACATTACTGCTGCCGATGTTTACGATCTTTATGGTGAAATAGCGGCTGTAGCAGCCAGCGCAGCAACTTTAACTGCTAGCCATTTATGA